A region of Methyloversatilis discipulorum DNA encodes the following proteins:
- a CDS encoding Rieske (2Fe-2S) protein: MECMTEHPVHLHRGPAKPGGAFDVAAFRGLDFARAEDDAIWTREWVCVGSTLDIPAAGDLLPFTVGDHAIHVQRLPDGGFAGRFNKAQHGGCRVVPLQCQQGAKTPCSFTSCGHSLDRPPIAAGELGEGTPEMYQYLGLRPERLLPVRTAIWGPLLYVSLDPHGPSFDPTARALTSALPAWRGEPADRHRARWIACDANWKLVAQHLLGASATCASGDVALCRADAEDQAALLFPNLVLLSSAAGCCAVVLQPVSLTRTLCRVAHFGPDDSSLSWETLLHTRLAAAAQAQSAIEGGGIGGRGCDPAGQLNAGGRWIETQVMARIAAR; this comes from the coding sequence ATGGAATGCATGACCGAACATCCGGTGCATCTGCACCGCGGGCCGGCGAAACCCGGTGGCGCATTCGACGTCGCCGCGTTTCGCGGGCTCGATTTCGCCCGCGCCGAGGACGACGCGATCTGGACGCGCGAATGGGTGTGCGTGGGCAGCACGCTCGACATACCGGCTGCCGGCGACCTGCTGCCCTTCACCGTCGGCGACCACGCCATCCACGTGCAGCGTCTGCCTGACGGCGGTTTCGCCGGCCGCTTCAACAAGGCGCAGCACGGCGGCTGCCGTGTGGTGCCGCTGCAGTGTCAGCAGGGCGCGAAGACGCCGTGCTCGTTCACATCCTGCGGCCACAGTCTCGACCGTCCGCCGATCGCCGCTGGCGAACTGGGCGAAGGCACGCCCGAGATGTACCAGTACCTAGGGCTGCGGCCGGAGCGTCTGCTGCCGGTGCGCACTGCGATCTGGGGGCCGTTGCTGTATGTCAGCCTCGATCCGCACGGGCCGTCGTTCGATCCGACCGCCCGCGCGCTGACGTCGGCACTGCCGGCGTGGCGCGGCGAACCCGCGGACCGCCACCGTGCCCGCTGGATAGCCTGCGACGCCAACTGGAAGCTGGTCGCCCAGCACTTGCTGGGGGCCTCCGCCACGTGTGCGTCCGGCGACGTCGCGCTGTGCCGTGCCGACGCCGAAGACCAGGCGGCGCTGCTGTTTCCCAATCTCGTGCTGCTGTCATCCGCTGCAGGCTGCTGTGCCGTCGTGCTGCAGCCGGTATCGCTCACCCGCACGCTGTGCCGGGTCGCGCACTTCGGGCCAGACGACAGCTCGCTCTCGTGGGAGACGCTGCTGCACACCCGGCTTGCCGCCGCCGCGCAGGCGCAGTCGGCGATCGAAGGCGGCGGTATCGGCGGTCGCGGTTGTGATCCGGCCGGCCAGCTGAATGCCGGCGGACGATGGATCGAGACACAGGTGATGGCGCGCATCGCTGCGCGCTGA
- a CDS encoding tetratricopeptide repeat protein: MQAQMEMTAGLDDAVAAYRDGDLATAAQLFETLAEEGDVEAQAWIGALHANGEGVTADLTTAFRWYLRAAEGGHVPAQTNVGAMLIMGNGTPADPERGLHWLRTAAEAGDAMAQSNLATLYFKGQGTAQDEAQAARWYRQAAGQGHFPSQARLGFMYANGLGVDKDRAQAFAWLSLAAQHGVGSALNALEGMIGQMSAEEKQKGAALFDQWRSRTAAVSSPARLIPVPG; encoded by the coding sequence ATGCAAGCACAGATGGAAATGACTGCGGGGCTCGACGATGCGGTGGCCGCTTACCGCGACGGCGATCTGGCGACCGCGGCGCAGCTGTTCGAGACCCTGGCGGAAGAGGGCGACGTCGAAGCGCAGGCCTGGATCGGCGCGCTGCACGCGAACGGCGAAGGCGTAACGGCCGATCTGACGACGGCCTTCCGCTGGTATCTGCGCGCCGCAGAGGGCGGCCACGTGCCGGCGCAGACCAATGTCGGCGCCATGCTCATCATGGGCAACGGCACGCCCGCCGACCCCGAACGCGGGTTGCACTGGCTGCGTACGGCAGCCGAAGCCGGCGACGCGATGGCGCAGAGCAATCTGGCGACGCTGTACTTTAAAGGGCAGGGCACGGCGCAGGACGAGGCGCAGGCGGCCCGCTGGTATCGGCAGGCGGCGGGGCAGGGGCACTTCCCCTCTCAGGCGCGGCTGGGTTTCATGTACGCCAACGGGCTGGGCGTGGACAAGGACCGGGCGCAGGCCTTCGCCTGGCTGTCGCTGGCCGCGCAGCACGGCGTGGGCAGCGCGCTCAATGCGCTCGAAGGGATGATCGGCCAGATGTCGGCCGAAGAGAAACAGAAGGGGGCTGCGCTTTTTGACCAGTGGCGCAGCCGCACCGCGGCGGTGTCGTCGCCGGCGCGACTGATTCCGGTTCCGGGGTGA
- the urtA gene encoding urea ABC transporter substrate-binding protein has translation MKNQIRRDIIKGLALASVAGPWMVRNAMADDTVKVGILHSLTGTIALAEASVVDAEKLAIDEINAAGGVLGKKIVPVVEDGASDWPTFAEKARKLLDRDKVAAVFGCYTSASRKAVLPVFEQMKGLLYYPTYYEGQEQSPNILYTAHEATQQCIQACNWLLANRGKTVYLIGSDYIWPRVTNKIARPTIVKGGGKVLGEEYLPLGSTNFGSTINKIKATKPDIILSTVVGGSNVAFYKQLKAAGVNFNKTTVMALAVSEEEVSGIGKENVQDVLTCMSYLQSLDNPANKKFVAAFKAKYGDKRVTGDTLASAYTAVYLWKMAVEKAKSFDVDKVVAASANLEFEGPEGKVKFHATNHHLWKQARIGSFTADGQVKLIYESPLIEPNPYPTL, from the coding sequence ATGAAGAATCAAATCAGGCGCGACATTATCAAAGGCCTTGCGCTCGCATCCGTCGCCGGTCCGTGGATGGTGCGCAACGCCATGGCCGACGACACCGTGAAGGTGGGCATCCTGCATTCACTGACCGGCACCATCGCGCTGGCCGAAGCGTCGGTGGTCGATGCTGAAAAGCTCGCCATCGACGAGATCAACGCCGCCGGTGGCGTGCTCGGCAAGAAGATCGTTCCGGTGGTCGAGGACGGCGCCAGCGACTGGCCCACCTTCGCCGAGAAGGCGCGCAAGCTGCTTGACCGCGACAAGGTCGCGGCCGTGTTCGGCTGCTACACCTCGGCTTCGCGCAAGGCGGTGCTGCCGGTATTCGAACAGATGAAGGGCCTGTTGTACTACCCGACCTACTACGAAGGCCAGGAACAGTCGCCGAACATTCTCTACACCGCACACGAGGCGACGCAGCAGTGCATTCAGGCCTGCAACTGGCTGCTGGCCAACCGCGGCAAGACGGTGTACCTGATCGGCTCCGACTACATCTGGCCGCGCGTCACCAACAAGATCGCACGCCCGACCATCGTCAAGGGCGGCGGCAAGGTGCTGGGCGAGGAATACCTGCCGCTGGGCAGCACCAACTTCGGTTCGACCATCAACAAGATCAAGGCCACCAAGCCGGACATCATCCTGAGTACCGTGGTCGGCGGTTCCAACGTGGCCTTCTACAAGCAGCTCAAGGCGGCCGGCGTGAACTTCAACAAGACCACGGTGATGGCGCTCGCGGTGTCGGAAGAGGAAGTGTCGGGCATCGGCAAGGAGAACGTGCAGGACGTGCTCACCTGCATGAGCTATCTGCAGAGCCTCGATAACCCCGCGAACAAGAAATTCGTTGCCGCCTTCAAGGCCAAGTACGGCGACAAGCGCGTCACCGGCGACACGCTGGCCAGCGCCTATACCGCGGTCTATCTGTGGAAGATGGCGGTCGAGAAGGCCAAGAGCTTCGACGTCGACAAGGTGGTCGCCGCCTCGGCCAACCTCGAGTTCGAAGGGCCGGAAGGCAAGGTGAAGTTCCACGCGACCAACCACCACCTGTGGAAGCAGGCGCGCATCGGCTCCTTCACCGCCGACGGTCAGGTCAAGCTGATCTACGAATCGCCGCTGATCGAACCCAATCCTTATCCGACGCTGTAA
- the ureE gene encoding urease accessory protein UreE: protein MLRLTDIVGNASDPDIADRLHHIEHDGGVERVRLSRNDLARRRQRLVTDRGTELALMLDRGAQLENGSVLLLEPGRAVLVMLDEPQWLVLRAAHAAGALEIGYFAGNMHWKVRFDGDCLWIALEGPREGYLKRMTHLLARGDANVLDAPAQGGTRYLTVPHAH from the coding sequence ATGCTCAGACTGACAGACATCGTCGGCAATGCGTCCGACCCGGACATCGCCGATCGGCTGCATCACATCGAACACGACGGCGGCGTCGAGCGCGTGCGCCTGTCGCGCAACGACCTGGCGCGCCGTCGGCAGCGTCTGGTGACCGACCGCGGCACCGAACTGGCGCTGATGCTGGACCGCGGTGCGCAGCTCGAGAACGGCTCGGTGCTGCTGCTCGAACCGGGGCGCGCCGTGCTGGTGATGCTCGACGAACCACAGTGGCTGGTGCTGCGCGCCGCCCACGCGGCCGGCGCGCTGGAGATCGGCTACTTCGCCGGCAACATGCACTGGAAGGTGCGCTTCGACGGCGACTGCCTGTGGATCGCGCTCGAAGGCCCGCGCGAGGGTTATCTGAAGCGCATGACCCACCTGCTGGCGCGCGGCGACGCGAACGTGCTCGATGCGCCGGCGCAGGGCGGCACACGCTACCTCACCGTTCCGCATGCGCACTGA
- a CDS encoding urease accessory protein UreF — translation MNAPYAPFHLPPPDDEGRGDAIGMLGMLQFADSFFPSGATSFSWGLESLKLDGKVGGAEQVFELLCSHIEQRWAGFDRPLMQASRTAWTQRGAAALADVTGLDRLCEAMNLVRGWRDASRRLGFTQLRVHADLGLGIAQVYLDQVRAAGLPGHLPVVQGLVWGAYGLSASGCDAMAASGLCTTVVGAALRMGLIGHTEGQRLLARTRPLIARVIDTPPPSTDELWNGAPALDIAAMRHEPRSARLFAN, via the coding sequence ATGAACGCACCATACGCTCCCTTTCATCTTCCGCCGCCCGACGACGAGGGCCGAGGCGACGCGATCGGCATGCTCGGCATGCTGCAGTTCGCCGACAGCTTCTTTCCCAGCGGCGCCACCTCGTTCTCGTGGGGCCTGGAATCGCTGAAGCTCGACGGCAAGGTCGGCGGCGCAGAACAGGTGTTCGAGCTGCTGTGCAGCCACATCGAACAGCGCTGGGCCGGCTTCGACCGGCCGCTGATGCAGGCGTCACGCACCGCGTGGACGCAGCGCGGCGCCGCTGCACTGGCCGACGTGACCGGACTGGACCGCCTGTGCGAGGCGATGAACCTCGTGCGCGGCTGGCGCGATGCAAGCCGCCGCCTTGGCTTCACGCAGCTGCGCGTGCACGCCGATCTCGGCCTGGGCATCGCTCAGGTCTATCTGGACCAGGTGCGCGCCGCCGGTCTGCCCGGACATCTGCCGGTGGTGCAAGGCCTGGTGTGGGGCGCCTACGGACTGTCGGCCTCCGGCTGCGACGCGATGGCTGCGAGCGGCCTGTGCACCACGGTGGTCGGTGCCGCGCTGCGCATGGGCCTGATCGGTCACACCGAAGGCCAGCGTCTGCTGGCGCGCACGCGGCCGCTGATTGCGCGCGTCATCGACACGCCCCCGCCATCGACCGACGAATTGTGGAACGGCGCGCCGGCGCTCGACATCGCGGCCATGCGCCACGAACCGCGCAGCGCCCGGCTGTTCGCCAACTGA
- a CDS encoding urease subunit beta, which yields MLLTPTELERLTIFNAAELARRRRARGLKLNCPEAIAIIVDDILEGARDGRTVAELIGYGSQILNSDDVLPGVAALMPMIQVEASFPDGTKLVTVHDPIRPGPDAANAPVPDRIPGEIIPADGRIELNPGRRRATLRALNTGDRPIQVGSHFHFFEVNRALEFDRAQAWGMHLDIAAGTAVRFEPGEDKEVTLVAFGGSGEVFGLNRLAEGSTADGAGLPDALTRARAAGFRGA from the coding sequence ATGCTGCTCACACCGACCGAACTCGAAAGACTGACGATATTCAACGCCGCCGAACTGGCGCGCCGGCGCCGCGCGCGCGGCCTCAAGCTTAATTGCCCCGAGGCGATCGCGATCATCGTCGACGACATCCTCGAAGGCGCACGCGACGGTCGTACGGTGGCCGAACTGATTGGCTACGGCTCGCAGATCCTGAACAGCGACGACGTGTTGCCTGGCGTCGCCGCGCTGATGCCGATGATCCAGGTCGAAGCGAGCTTTCCGGACGGCACCAAGCTGGTGACCGTGCATGACCCGATACGGCCCGGACCCGATGCCGCGAACGCGCCGGTGCCCGACCGCATACCGGGCGAAATCATCCCGGCAGACGGCCGCATCGAACTGAATCCCGGTCGCCGCCGCGCCACGCTGCGTGCGTTGAACACCGGCGACCGGCCGATACAGGTTGGCAGCCACTTCCATTTCTTCGAGGTGAACCGCGCGCTCGAATTCGACCGCGCCCAGGCCTGGGGCATGCACCTGGACATCGCCGCCGGCACCGCGGTGCGCTTCGAGCCGGGCGAGGACAAGGAGGTGACGCTGGTGGCCTTCGGCGGCAGCGGCGAGGTGTTCGGCCTGAACCGGCTGGCCGAAGGATCGACCGCCGACGGCGCCGGCCTGCCCGACGCGCTGACCCGCGCCCGCGCCGCCGGATTCCGCGGCGCCTGA
- the ureC gene encoding urease subunit alpha — MTSLTRRDYAAMYGPTKGDMVRLGDTSLLAEIEHDFSTPGDECLHGGGKTLRDGLGMMGGLTSEQGALDMLISNVVVIDAVAGIVKGDIGIKDGRIVAIGKAGNPHVMDGVHPQLLVGNATTVRDGEGLIATAGGLDVHVHFDSAQLVEHALASGITTMFGGSLGPITVGIDCGGAWNVGRMLQASEQWPMNFGFLGRGNSSRPESLVEQMKAGCIGLKIHEDWGATPATIDTCLSVADEMDFQVQLHTDTLNESGFLEDTLAATKGRTIHMYHTEGAGGGHAPDVICVAGLQHCLPSSTNPTNPYTVNTFDEHLDMIMVCHHLNPAVPEDVAFAESRIRAQTIAAEDVLHDMGAISMLGSDSQGMGRINEVICRTWQLASKMKDQFGRLPEETTRSADNERILRYIAKYTINAARSFGVDHHVGSLEPGKLADIVLWRPAFFGIKPEIVVKGGFIAYGAMGDSAASLMTCEPLIMRPQWGAFGRAPQGLSANFVCAASLDSDLNGRLDIRKALLPCKGTRTLQKADMVRNAACPNITVNPQTFEVSVDGRVISCPPVDRVPLNRLYMLR, encoded by the coding sequence ATGACATCGCTCACCCGCCGCGACTACGCGGCGATGTACGGACCGACCAAGGGCGACATGGTGCGCCTGGGCGACACCTCGCTGCTGGCGGAAATCGAGCACGACTTCTCGACGCCCGGTGACGAGTGCCTGCACGGCGGCGGCAAGACGCTGCGCGACGGCCTTGGCATGATGGGCGGGCTCACGTCCGAACAGGGTGCGCTCGACATGCTGATCAGCAACGTTGTCGTGATCGACGCGGTGGCCGGCATCGTCAAGGGCGACATCGGCATCAAGGACGGGCGCATCGTCGCCATCGGCAAGGCCGGCAATCCGCACGTGATGGATGGCGTGCATCCGCAGCTGCTGGTCGGCAACGCCACCACCGTGCGCGACGGCGAAGGGCTGATCGCCACCGCCGGCGGGCTGGATGTGCACGTGCATTTCGATTCGGCGCAACTGGTCGAGCACGCACTGGCCTCCGGCATCACGACGATGTTCGGCGGCTCGCTCGGACCGATCACCGTGGGCATCGACTGCGGCGGCGCGTGGAATGTCGGCCGCATGCTGCAGGCGTCCGAACAGTGGCCGATGAATTTCGGCTTCCTCGGCCGCGGCAATTCGTCGCGCCCGGAATCGCTGGTGGAGCAGATGAAGGCGGGTTGCATCGGCCTGAAGATCCACGAGGACTGGGGCGCCACGCCGGCCACGATAGACACCTGCCTGTCGGTGGCCGACGAGATGGATTTCCAGGTACAACTGCACACCGACACGCTGAACGAATCCGGCTTTCTCGAAGACACGCTGGCCGCGACGAAGGGTCGCACCATCCACATGTATCACACCGAGGGCGCGGGCGGCGGCCATGCGCCGGACGTGATCTGTGTGGCCGGTCTGCAGCACTGCCTGCCGTCGTCGACCAACCCGACCAACCCCTACACGGTGAACACTTTCGACGAGCACCTGGACATGATCATGGTGTGCCACCACCTGAATCCTGCGGTGCCGGAGGACGTGGCCTTCGCCGAAAGCCGCATCCGCGCGCAGACCATCGCCGCCGAAGACGTGCTGCACGACATGGGCGCGATCTCGATGCTGGGCTCGGACAGCCAGGGCATGGGGCGCATCAACGAAGTGATCTGCCGCACCTGGCAGCTGGCCAGCAAGATGAAGGACCAGTTCGGCCGCCTGCCGGAAGAGACCACGCGCAGCGCCGACAACGAACGCATCCTGCGTTACATCGCCAAGTACACGATCAACGCTGCGCGCTCGTTCGGCGTCGATCACCACGTCGGCTCGCTGGAGCCGGGCAAGCTCGCCGACATCGTGCTGTGGCGTCCGGCCTTCTTCGGCATCAAGCCGGAAATCGTGGTCAAGGGCGGCTTCATCGCCTACGGCGCGATGGGTGATTCCGCGGCGTCACTGATGACCTGTGAGCCGCTCATCATGCGCCCGCAGTGGGGCGCCTTCGGTCGCGCACCGCAGGGCCTGTCGGCCAACTTCGTCTGCGCCGCCTCGCTCGACAGCGACCTCAATGGCCGGCTCGACATCCGCAAGGCACTGCTGCCCTGCAAGGGCACGCGCACGCTGCAGAAGGCCGACATGGTGCGCAACGCTGCCTGCCCCAACATCACGGTCAATCCGCAGACCTTCGAAGTGAGTGTCGACGGGCGCGTCATCAGCTGCCCGCCGGTCGACCGCGTGCCATTGAACCGTCTTTACATGCTGAGGTGA
- the ureG gene encoding urease accessory protein UreG, translating to MSAQLNTHSRPRGAARVGIGGPVGSGKTALLEQLIPRFIKRGTDIAVITNDLVTAEDAERVRRSGLIAPERVLAVETGACPHTAIREDPTLNLAAADELDRAYPGLELILIESGGDNLASSFSLDLVDYWLFVIDVAGGDDIPRKRGLGVLQCDLLVINKVDLAPHVNVNLDRMVAEAEEVRAGRATLLTNCSRGDGVDAVVERIAQEVLFDR from the coding sequence ATGTCCGCACAACTGAACACCCATTCGCGACCGCGCGGCGCCGCCCGGGTCGGCATCGGCGGCCCGGTCGGTTCCGGCAAGACCGCTCTGCTGGAACAGCTCATTCCGCGCTTCATCAAACGCGGCACCGACATCGCGGTCATCACCAACGATCTGGTGACCGCCGAGGACGCCGAGCGCGTGCGCCGCAGCGGCCTGATCGCGCCGGAGCGCGTGCTGGCGGTCGAAACCGGCGCCTGCCCGCACACCGCGATCCGCGAGGACCCCACGCTCAACCTCGCCGCGGCCGACGAGCTGGACCGCGCCTACCCGGGCCTGGAACTGATCCTGATCGAGAGCGGCGGCGACAACCTGGCGTCGTCCTTCTCGCTCGATCTGGTCGACTACTGGCTGTTCGTGATCGACGTGGCCGGCGGCGACGACATTCCGCGCAAGCGCGGGCTGGGGGTACTGCAGTGCGATCTGCTGGTGATCAACAAGGTCGACCTGGCGCCGCATGTGAACGTGAACCTCGATCGCATGGTGGCCGAGGCGGAAGAGGTGCGCGCCGGCCGCGCCACGCTGCTCACCAACTGTTCGCGTGGCGACGGTGTTGACGCGGTGGTCGAGCGCATCGCGCAGGAGGTGCTGTTTGACCGTTGA
- a CDS encoding urease accessory protein UreD yields the protein MTVEPALVEALRPDAHERVPLVEVPPCVDLAFARDATGRSYLGRQYVGYPVHVGRALHVDGSAPDLCVVYLQSVSGGLFEHERLASRIEVGKGARAHIATPASTIVHAMQGGSTVQRTRLVVQPGALLEYMPAPLILFPGSHMVSDVDVTLAEGALVVVADSFLPHDPAGGQRSFARLESAMTVRDGNGQLLARERMCIDGENWLSGNAGANAGLRIHGSLWLLGGSADAELLQTLRALPELDGALAGASQLPNATGIVFRTLAADAVRLERIMYAAWVAARTHRTGSAPALRRR from the coding sequence TTGACCGTTGAGCCGGCACTTGTCGAGGCGCTGCGCCCGGATGCGCACGAACGCGTGCCGCTGGTCGAGGTGCCGCCCTGCGTCGATCTCGCCTTCGCGCGCGACGCGACCGGCCGCAGCTATCTCGGGCGCCAGTACGTCGGCTACCCGGTGCACGTCGGCCGCGCGCTGCATGTCGATGGATCGGCGCCCGATCTGTGCGTCGTGTATCTGCAGTCGGTGTCCGGCGGCCTGTTCGAGCACGAGCGGCTGGCCAGTCGCATCGAGGTGGGGAAGGGAGCACGCGCCCATATCGCGACGCCGGCATCGACCATCGTGCATGCGATGCAGGGCGGGTCGACCGTGCAGCGCACACGTCTCGTCGTGCAACCGGGCGCATTGCTGGAGTACATGCCGGCTCCGCTCATCCTGTTTCCGGGCAGTCACATGGTGAGCGACGTCGACGTGACGCTGGCGGAGGGCGCGCTGGTCGTCGTCGCCGACAGCTTTCTGCCGCACGACCCCGCTGGCGGGCAACGATCGTTCGCCCGGCTCGAATCGGCGATGACGGTGCGCGACGGAAACGGACAGCTGCTGGCGCGGGAACGGATGTGTATCGACGGGGAGAACTGGCTGTCCGGCAACGCCGGCGCGAATGCCGGACTGCGCATACACGGATCGCTGTGGCTGCTGGGCGGATCAGCCGATGCCGAATTGTTGCAGACCTTGCGAGCGTTGCCCGAACTGGACGGCGCGCTGGCCGGTGCCAGTCAGCTGCCGAACGCCACCGGCATCGTGTTCCGCACGCTGGCGGCCGACGCCGTCCGGCTCGAAAGAATCATGTACGCCGCCTGGGTCGCGGCGCGCACCCATCGCACCGGCTCAGCGCCGGCGCTGCGACGACGCTAG